A stretch of Desulfuromonas sp. DNA encodes these proteins:
- a CDS encoding IS110 family transposase — translation MNITTVGLDLAKNVFHVVCFNKRFKEVKKRMLRRSQVLQFFAQLPSCRIGMEACASSHYWGRELRTLGHEVKLIPPQYVKPYLRGNKNDYNDSRAIAEALTRPDMPFVAIKTVEEQDMQALHRMRSKCVKERTALSNSTRGLLGEYGIVLPKGLAALRRAIPEILEDAENGLSDRFRNLLARRYEQLAEIEGHIAFYTAELELLGRQDDACQRLQTVPGFGPIVSSAFRSAIGDGRTYARGRDVAASLGLVPRQHSSGGKNNLLGISKRGDKYLRTLLVHGARSVVTQAAGRDDPLSRWINRLREDRGWNKAVVALANKMARIGWAVLRHNTHYQPGSVQTAR, via the coding sequence ATGAATATTACCACCGTCGGTTTGGACCTGGCAAAAAACGTCTTTCACGTCGTCTGCTTCAACAAGCGGTTCAAAGAGGTCAAAAAACGCATGCTCCGGCGCAGTCAGGTTCTTCAATTCTTTGCCCAGTTGCCATCTTGCCGGATCGGCATGGAGGCTTGTGCCAGCTCCCATTACTGGGGACGAGAGTTGCGTACCCTGGGCCATGAGGTGAAGTTGATACCTCCCCAATACGTAAAACCCTATCTGCGGGGAAACAAGAACGACTATAACGACTCTCGTGCTATTGCCGAGGCCCTGACTCGGCCAGACATGCCATTTGTGGCGATCAAAACAGTGGAAGAGCAGGACATGCAGGCTCTTCACCGGATGCGATCCAAGTGCGTGAAAGAACGGACAGCGCTCAGCAACTCCACCCGCGGGTTACTTGGTGAATACGGCATTGTCTTGCCCAAAGGGCTCGCTGCCTTGCGCAGGGCCATCCCGGAGATCCTGGAGGATGCGGAGAACGGATTGAGCGATCGTTTCCGGAACCTGCTGGCACGGCGCTATGAACAACTTGCAGAAATCGAAGGCCATATCGCTTTCTACACGGCCGAACTCGAGCTCTTGGGTCGGCAGGATGATGCTTGTCAGCGGCTGCAGACCGTTCCAGGTTTTGGACCGATCGTGTCCAGCGCCTTCCGCAGCGCCATCGGCGATGGCCGAACCTATGCCCGGGGACGAGATGTCGCGGCGTCTCTGGGCCTAGTTCCACGCCAGCACAGCAGTGGCGGCAAGAACAACCTGCTTGGCATCAGCAAACGGGGCGACAAGTATCTGCGCACCTTACTGGTCCATGGTGCCCGATCTGTGGTCACACAGGCCGCGGGGAGGGATGACCCCTTGAGTCGATGGATCAACCGCCTCCGTGAAGACCGGGGTTGGAACAAGGCCGTCGTGGCTTTGGCCAACAAAATGGCGCGCATCGGCTGGGCCGTCTTGCGACACAACACCCATTATCAACCTGGCTCAGTGCAAACGGCTCGCTAA
- a CDS encoding hotdog fold thioesterase — MSIWYRDYSLDELRIMSEGNMLEHLAIEFTEIGEDCLTARMPVDRRTKQPAGLLHGGASVVLAETLGSVAANLCIDPEEKYCVGQEVNANHLRPVSSGFVTWVARPLQIGRSAQVWEIRIHDERDKLVCVSRLTMAVLAGKAKPLALRG; from the coding sequence ATGTCCATCTGGTATCGCGACTATTCCCTTGACGAGCTGAGAATAATGTCGGAGGGCAACATGCTCGAGCACCTCGCCATCGAGTTCACCGAGATCGGGGAGGACTGCCTCACCGCCCGGATGCCGGTCGACCGCAGGACGAAACAGCCGGCCGGACTCCTGCACGGTGGCGCCTCGGTGGTCCTCGCCGAGACCCTCGGAAGCGTCGCCGCCAACCTCTGCATCGACCCCGAGGAGAAGTACTGCGTCGGCCAGGAGGTCAACGCCAACCATCTGCGGCCGGTCAGTAGCGGTTTCGTGACCTGGGTCGCCCGGCCCCTGCAGATCGGCCGCTCGGCCCAGGTGTGGGAGATCCGGATTCACGACGAGCGCGACAAGCTGGTCTGTGTTTCCCGCCTGACCATGGCGGTGCTGGCAGGGAAGGCGAAGCCGCTGGCTCTGCGGGGGTAG
- a CDS encoding patatin-like phospholipase family protein yields MSRFKVGLALGGGAARALAHIGILEALEEARIPVDFIVGTSMGAVIGAIYAANPDVGALKERVAGYLDSEEFGRSKFAFMKEKDAVEGDGLFFKFSQFARKGVFYTGIMTRRGFIPEETSDRHYALLVDDIPIEEARIPFCATSVDLVSGEEYLLKRGSMRRAVAASCAIPGILEPVTLDGRMLVDGGWLNAVPVAPAREMGAKFVIAVDTSRDIGEPEPLDNGLDIVFRSDSITRYALANCQVGHADIVLAPGTGGIHWADFSQAEASIASGREEVRARAGEIKRAIRKRRLRSLLGGRANR; encoded by the coding sequence ATGAGCCGCTTCAAGGTCGGACTGGCCCTGGGGGGCGGCGCGGCCCGCGCCCTGGCCCACATCGGCATCCTGGAGGCTCTGGAGGAAGCCCGCATCCCCGTGGACTTCATCGTCGGCACCAGCATGGGGGCGGTCATCGGGGCCATCTACGCCGCCAATCCCGATGTGGGGGCGCTCAAGGAGAGGGTCGCCGGCTATCTGGACAGCGAGGAGTTTGGCCGCTCCAAGTTCGCATTCATGAAGGAGAAGGACGCCGTCGAGGGGGACGGCCTCTTCTTCAAGTTCTCCCAGTTCGCCCGCAAGGGGGTCTTCTATACGGGGATCATGACCCGCCGGGGGTTCATCCCCGAGGAGACCTCGGACCGTCACTACGCCCTGCTGGTGGACGACATCCCCATCGAGGAGGCCCGGATCCCCTTCTGCGCCACCTCGGTCGATCTTGTCTCCGGGGAGGAATACCTGCTCAAGCGGGGAAGCATGCGCCGCGCGGTGGCGGCTTCCTGCGCCATCCCCGGTATTCTCGAGCCGGTGACGCTGGACGGCCGGATGCTGGTGGACGGCGGTTGGCTCAACGCCGTTCCCGTGGCGCCGGCCCGCGAGATGGGGGCGAAATTCGTCATCGCCGTCGACACGAGTCGGGACATCGGGGAGCCGGAGCCCCTGGACAACGGCCTCGACATCGTTTTTCGCTCCGACTCCATCACCCGCTACGCCCTGGCCAATTGCCAGGTGGGGCATGCCGACATCGTCCTGGCGCCCGGCACGGGCGGCATCCACTGGGCCGACTTTTCCCAGGCCGAGGCGTCGATCGCCAGCGGTCGCGAAGAGGTGCGGGCCCGCGCCGGGGAGATCAAGCGCGCCATCCGCAAAAGACGCCTGCGCTCCCTCCTCGGGGGCAGGGCGAATCGCTAA